In Myxocyprinus asiaticus isolate MX2 ecotype Aquarium Trade chromosome 12, UBuf_Myxa_2, whole genome shotgun sequence, the DNA window TAATAtggatattctgattttcctgaaaaacaaaagacacacaaatctgcactgctaatgtcttaattttgtcacaattattataattgcactttttttacttttattattatttatgtttttattcaatgtgcatataagaggctcttaagttttgtattgtaagttcgttgaagaaatatgcataaatgagccttcacaatcagccactgttttcaaaataaataaatttaaagatTCTTTGTTTTCTCTGCTGTACCGAAACCATACTGAAccatgaccccaaaaccgaggtacgtaccgaaccgtgaattTTGTTTACCTAGTATTTACATGGCACTCCAAGGAACTTCTAAAAATTCCATGGTACCTGCCTAAACAGCCACGGTATTGCTCTGGCACGTGTCCAAAAaggcatggtattaccatggtaacatgcCCAAACAACCATGGCTGTACCATAGTACtttttgaaatttaaatgtgGAATAACGTAATATTTGTTCTGACTTGTACATGCTTGAACATAACATATTATCAGCCTGTGATACCATGGTACTGTATGATTACTATACCATGTTTACACTGTACTCCAAGAATAAAATGATACCATATCCAAAACATAACACATTCCCTCCTCAGACTAATATATCATTCAGTGACAGCTGGATTCATAATAATTCCtaatattttacataaattacGGTAGTCAAACTATTACATGAATTTGCATCTAAGATCATCAGAGActaccaagggcgtagatttgggagggagggttgtacttgcttgttctgattattgggggggttctTTCAACCCCCCACACCCCTGGAGCCTACACAGAAGTAAATGGTGATTTGAAGAGGACACACATCACAAGGCGGCTGCATACACATCTATCAGCAGCCGGCCAACCACAGAACTGTTGCCAACCCTCCACAACAGCTGGAGAATTACTTAATCTGAGCATTTTAACAGACAGAGTCCAAAGCCACCCATGAACTTCGGATGAAGTGAAAGCATCTgatgtattattttaattgggaCTCACCTTCATATCGTTCATGATGGTTTGGAAGAGCCCTCCCAAAGCGCTGCACTCCTTCTCTATTCCCGCATCCATTttaccaaccaaaaacacacacacacagctttgacACTTCTCTTCCTTATGAAACCTCGCCTCGAAACCTGCTGTCAATATCTGAAGGGTGCAGTACGAGGCTGTTTTTGAAGGTTATCGTTGGAATAAATCAAAAGAGGATGAAATTAAAGTAGAAATAGTAAGTGTTACTGCGGTTTCACGCTGATTGGCTGCCCAGCCCAAGTAAACTAGTCCCAGCCACGCAACTTACTAAACCTCTGAAAATACATCGTATCGCCGCGATAAAAAAAGTGGACAAAACACCTAAAAATCGTTATTTTTAAACCGGTCtccctataaaaaataaattaagtgcCACGTAAGCACAGGTACacccgcaaaaaaaaaaaaaaagtctgcgcCGAAGTACCTGGCTCGGCGTTTTCAAAAGCTAGGATCGATAGTCACGTTAGTAAAACTCGCAACAATCTTCGTGTTTTTATTCCTCATGATTTCATTCAATCGATGCAGCTGCGGGTATATCCTCAAGTGCGATGATTTCGAGAGATTGCAGCTTGAATTGAGCTTTTTCGGGTCGAATTAATGAGGCAATACCTGACTAAAGTTTCGACTCCTCATAGATTCCGCAGCGTGAGTGGTAAACATTATTCACTCATGTCTCTCTTTCCAACTCGTTTGTGTGGAAAGGCTGGCATACGAAGTCAACTAGGGGCGGGGCTTGAATACTTCGGTGATCTTCGTGCTTTTCCGTCAACATTACTTTTAATACGCGGTTAACCTCGCATATTTTGCCCTTGTACAGAGGTAaacgtttatttattttatgtatatcgAATTAAAGGGCCAAATAAAAGTCAAATAAACGCAATGTCGTGAATAACGTTCCCTGCATTCCCTGTAGCTTTCTAAACCCTCTCTTCTAAGTAAATTAAAATGTAGAGTACAACAGGGCGAAAGGCAcaccttaaaggtgcattcagcaacttttgtctttgtgtcatcttggacttacactgacacgtAGCGGCTTGtgtgcagcatcattcaaaatcaatagtttttagtttcagatgccatagtagaaatgtagtattcacagtcagccatgattattttaatcaatgagtgaaagtgtcaaataacaggatggttactgagattaagccagtagtatttggctggtcatgtgattgtaatatggcagcccccatgtgcggaccctctccacgaacactaaaacagcttttatcaggttactgatatgactggagtcttaattttaatgtgagtggtcatgatttcctacatatattgcaaaattaccattcatgtctttaggggttaaacttttttaatgagggaaaaaatactgagtgtacctttaaggaaaattagcttttttttttttcaggtcaaAAAGTGTCTCAAGATAGGgaagaaaaatacatttctatttattgagtattgatggagcaacataatttgcgtgaaaagaaataataatagaagtttgttttgattataaaaaaaaaaaaaattaattcagacCACAAGATCctttttttaagtaacaaattaagataatgcttattaaaaataataaataagtaataaattAGTAAAGGGATAAACATTTCCTcttcatttaaaacacatttggcatttcataaaatCTCAactattctataaacaaattattctccattgtgattggatcagtcaacgTGAGCCTACTTTGAAAAATTGTCATAATAAATCTATTACTATCACCTAAtaaaaacagtgtgttttatggAGGCCTTTAGCCCATgtaacaggggggctttttatccCAAACACTTTCCTGTCACTTATTTGTTcaacttgaacaaaactgaaaatgacatatAAGTATAGTGTCTAAAAAGAAATGACATAATTTCAGGGCTATTTATTAACTACACAAGTTTGCAACATAtacaaaatgataaaatattagatcaaattacctcaaaatcatcCTAAGACACTGAAAgcgatgatctcatggatcagggaaattgtgcagtgcatagtgacaatcAGGTGTTTACGAAGGTGCTGCTGTAGTTTTTGTTGGTATGTTTTggataaaatcaaaagtgccttttaccccagcGGGCCTTTAGCCTCGTTGTACCCTACTTTGCTTTATAAAGACAAAACAGAATACACAGAACTAGGCCCCTCTGTCCTATATTTGTTTTTACACAAGTACTGTAAGTGAATAGGTTTTCAAAGAATCACATCACATCTATGAGTCAGCATTATTGTTATCTTGCCCAACCCCTGTGATGCTACCTGACATTACAAAATGAGTTCACCTCTCAGCTCAGCAGTCTCATAGCAACACAGCCATAATAAATTCAGCATCACGTCCTCTAGTGGCCACCTGTCTGTCCACTCAGGTAGAGGGGAGGTCACATTGTCAGCAGTCTACGGTGTGCATTCCACACAGCATTCATTATCTGTTCATACATAGCACACATTTTGATCTATATAGCTGTATAAGTCAGCGTTTTAAGTGTTGTCATGGTTATAGTTGTTATAATGTGTAAGGATTAGTTATAGGATGAAATTAAGACAttgaatcaaataaataaattcacatcTACATACATTTTCCATATTGGTTTGAAATCACAGAATCAAAATCACTAAACTATGCGAATGCATTAGAATATTCCATTGCACCAGTATTGGTGAAGGGCATTTAAACACTACTGCACTGCTAGCACAAATATACTTCACCTAAATCAAGAGTTTGCTACCATCTAATGGAAAAAACAATAGAACTGTAGTTGCGTTTGCATAGAAAACATGAGCAATGCTCTCACTGCCATACTGGTGTACTTTTGCTTACTGCATAGTATTTATAGTATATACAGcccactatttttatttttcaagtaatCATCATAGACATAAAAAGGGACACGTCTTCCCCATTATTCAGAATAGTAGTCAGTCCATAAGGGTTTTTTTATTGGCCGATTAATAAACTTTAATCTTCATCACCCCATCTATAATTACACTTTTTTGTTGACAAATTTTACATAGGCTTATATATTGCACATATTTAACCCTTGAGGAGCAATGAGTGAGTCGTtaacatttttttacaaaatattaaaatattgatttttgtaTATGAAGTCTGGCATCAACTCACAATCTTTTTCTGACCTCAACGCAAATGCTCCTAtcttttcattgttatttttaagATTTCTACAAGTTataaaattgaaagaaaaaaagaatggaaatataTTATTTGGGCCTTAGTGTGTTGAAATATGCTTGCCCTTTTTAGGGttatattattgtaaattataacttttattatgttttttttttttttcttctttaaaatcaaatatttgGAAGCATCTTTGTGCAATGATAAACCTTTTCAAAAGGTAGAATGTTACATTGTTATCACACGACTTCATGTTGGATATCTATTGTATTGTCAGATATAGTATTCCACACAGTATGCTGTTGTATAaggcacattttggcaaatatagTAGGTTATCTGAGTGTTCTATGCAGAAAGATACAGAACATTTGCATACTACACAGTGTacataataaatgctttaaaaatagtaACAAATAGAGCTGAATGTTATTCTTCATTAAAAATGGTAAGAGAAGCATGAtggtatgctattccgaacatagctaTGAACAGACACATGAAGACAGTGCTACATTTTCTGACTCAAGGTTATCTGGAGTATGCATATACAtttctatgcatacagaaaatttgcatacaGTACACAGTATACAGACTAAATTGCAGAAACGgcaagagtagtatggtagtatgctattttgaACAAAGCCATGGACAGATAAAATGACAGTATTACTTTTTCtgactcatttttattttttaaaatagtgttaGACAACAACAATCGATGTAGATAAATAATACATCTTTTACGtcttttttattttcagaaaagtaacattttttttacaaacatgtCCAATTCAGAGCTGCCAGGGGTCACAAATTACAGccaaataatacagaagaattcatttttataaaaaaagaaaatgtcaaaatggagtctaaaatcactcttGAAGGAACAAGATATGCATGTTATTACATCGCACaacatttaaagaaaatacagGAAATTCATTACCTATAATAACTTACTTATTGCATCAAAAAGTCCTCAAGGCAATCTCAGAGGCTGAGTCAATTTTGAACCACATCAGTTAACACATCGGCGTTATTAAGCATGTTATGTAGTAcacatcatttattcattcattcttaTTATGTCATAATTATAGTTGTTCCACATGGATAATTGAGTCTGATGTAATGTAGCTAGCTTTATCATTGCTGTGCAAAGGCCCTCTTATGGTCAGTTTTGTAAGTGCAGCCTGAACTCACTGAGGTTTTGGCTTTTGAGTTAGTAAGAGCAGCATGAAACAAGGACATCTCAAAGTTTCATTAACTATTAAGAGCCCTCACTTTAGACATTCAAGTCGAGTTTGCTGGTATAACCAATGGGATCACTATAGCGGTATGCTGTattgccctgcaaaggcaaaatgtagtaactaaacattgttaaaaaaaatatataaaaataaaaaaaatcagaccgactatgatctgtcctgtcaCAGATGGATTTTATTCAACTATGCTCAAATTCAGAGAAATTTAATAATCCACATTTGGATGGACAATTCAAAATCCTCTAAAGCAATTTatcctcagtttcagtgttgccgTAGTTACagtgttttggctttgtagggcagtgtAATTGGGAAGGCAATGTATGGAAGACAAAAATCATTCAAATAAagataatacaaaatattaaaatgtaaaagaagTTCATGAACTCAAATGGACACTGTTGAAAGAGAATTATGAATATACAAAAAGTTCCATCATAATCTTACAAATCACACTGCATTTCATCTTCTACATGGAAATTTCACAACAGCAATGCTGTGCTTAGATTTCAGTGATTTCTTACAAACAGGTCCACTATCTTTAATACATTCATCTACAAAGGAAATAAGCATGTTAGTACCAACAGCGTTACGACAGCAGCATTTGCTTGGCAAAGTTTAGTTGAGTTTTACTCACATGAAGAAAATGGTTGTTAGATCTGAAAACACAACAAGTACAAATGTTAATTTGGCACAACAGAACATGATTGCTGAGAGAACGTGAGTAGTGTTTCGAATGAGCAGCCATGTACAAGAAACTCCCTGAAGTCTTAAAGCACCTACCTTCTGTCCGTAGATTAATGTTTAGTTACAGCCACATTAGTTAGTCATTGACAATAAAAATCTGTGTCAGTGCATTTGCAGACTGAATTACATGTCAGAACGGCAATCTGGTTCTAATGCCTTTCTCCCCGTAATTCGGGGAAATCCCACTATGTGGGTACTACTCTGTTTCGTAGTTCTATAGTGATGGGAGGAGGAAGCTGAGCAGATACCTGCTGAACATAGAACATCATCCACTCCTTTACTCCTTAAAAGTATTTCCATCTTTGTACTCTCAATGTCTTTTCATGCTTCTAAGGTGCAGTTGGTCAGCTGAATGTTTAACGAGTTGGTGATGGAAGTTTCTGTTGCACTTTGTTGTTTCGTCTTCTGTTTACGGGCGATGTCACATGCAATGGCTAAAGCTCCGCCTTTCAGGAACCGCACAAAGTTCTCACCCACCAGTGGTCCCATTGCATATATCCCTGGCTGCTTCACGCTCTCGTACGTGTACAGATCCACGTCTAATGGATTCCGCCGACAGCTGATTGGCTTTTCTGGGTTTAGCCCCAGCGGGCGACCATGTTCTGAGAGAAACGCTAGGTTGGGATGTGCACCTATCAAAATGAGTGCCATTGACACCTGCAGCACTGTTTGTAGCCCTCCCTCACCCTCTAGCATGCACTTGCCATCAGGTTTGAAGGCAACCACGCGATGCTTAGGGAAACTGAGGTAACCAGGGTAACTGGTATAAGGGCTTGTGCCATCGGCAGGTGAGGTGAGAGGTTGGTTGGACAGATTTTCCAACGCCTCTCCGAGTTTATGTTGCTGCTGGCTCATCATTTGGTGCACTTTGTGGTACTCAGGGTAGAGGAGTTTGGGAAGCTGGTTGAAGATGAGTGCCGGATCGGTCACAGGTCGCCGAAAGGCGTGATATACGGGCGTGTTCAAGTGGTGAGCTGCAAGAACGGCATCTGCCGCTGTCAGCCCAGCACCAACCACAAGAACCGGCTCTGAGGCGTGGTCCAAACGGCCTGAGGAAATGGCAGCCTCCAGTTCCCAGAAGCTGTGGCACACAAAGGGAAGATTCTCGCCCTCCACGCCAAGACGTGCTGGGATGTCATGGGTTCCTGTGGCAAGCACCACATTATCTGCATAAACTGAGAATGGAACTTCTATCTCTTCTTTTGCTTCACCCTTAGCTCTCCTCTGAAGGCCTTGGATCTTCCAGATGGAGCGGGCAGATTCAAGGGAAACCTGATGGACTGAGGTTACAGTGGTCCCGCAAGCAAAGCTTTTCTCCAGTCCCATTTTGCTTACATAGTACTGGTAGTAGGATGCAATCTCAGCTGGCGTGGCTCGGTCGTTACGTAAATTCCTAACaaatacacatgtaaaaacataaaaattttagATGATTCCTTTAGGTCATTCTGGTCATTTATAACTTGACAATTTATGAGTACAGTATTTTTTATGCCTCCTTAATTAAAAACACCTAGTAGTTAAGCAGTTTAGTTAAAGCTGCAGTGTACATTcttgcaccactagtggcaccaaagggaatagcaattttttttttttttcaaacatcaaaTTTGATCAAATTCGCCCACAGCACTCCATTGGCTGAGCCATTTTTGCTATGTCGGAATGATATCAAACATGAAATggattcattttaaaagtggcACAGAGTTGCAGTGACACCTTTTGGGTAAATCAACCTTTGAATTACTTTGGGATAGTAGAAATGATTGTAACATTAAGAAAACTACACATGAGCTCACAGCAactaccagtgttgaagtactCGAGATCAGTTGAGGTctcgagaccactttttgaaggtcgCGGTCTTGTCTCGgttcagacaaagaggactctagattttatttcaagaccggtcagGATCGCAACTGCGGGGATACCACTAAATTGCCGGTGcactgtctgatttatttgttaacatcattactgcgattggatgtaaaacttcctgcttcaaatgcaagaaATAACTCGACTAAtttctaatttgacatttttgttactgttaacagctgtcacccctccccgccCTCCTTCACaagcactccaagaaagtgaatgcgggagacagtagaagaaactgtggctgtctgagagatgtcagccaaattTTCTGTAATACAATCTtcctacctaaaccagtgtttcccaaccactgtgcccactagtgtgccatgaaagattgtcaggtgtgccatggcaaattcctcaaaataaataaatacagttttttccCCGGTATTTTAATGAAGACATAGTTACgttagaagagttttaaagttgccaattcattttccattacaaagtattttatgcaaccagtttaaaaatattttccatcataacattattgttctaacaaactctagtccgctgtcaaacgcagcaactcacatgcccacaaaatgatgcttcatcatcacacttatagtaaaaacattcagtcagtgaaccgaatgaatgaacAGACTACAataggtgtattgttttactcacagactaaaagctgtttatttgtgcatggCATATAGTTACAGATGTtttgaacagatgtggcttacttgtcgcttttctctcatgaaacataaaaagaatatgagaaactgttacatacgattactaaaagcaaattctcctgttttaaacaagtccaaaaacaccgcGATAAGATGtatagattctgaggtactgtaatcttcacggagcacacttgacatctgaaccagtgaatggtCTCAACTTgttctcaacccctcaaagtcttggtcttgtctcggtctcaatacactctggtcttggtctcggtttaggtggtcttgactacaacactggcaACTGCAAAGCAGCTCTAATAGACACAGTAGTCTAACAGCttttagggatgggcacgagtacttgaGTACTCGGAAGTGACAGTACCATGATCGATAATGATCATGCGGGACCTGACTTTACACTAAATTCTAAATTCAGTGACAACtcaacacaaacgtgtcaaagaggagCATTATTTTTAACTCTGAGATTGACTACGTTGCGAATTTGAGCGGTACCTTGACTGTCAacagacgtctcatagcaaccaaactatgaaacgatgctgcaatgcttACGTTTGTTCTACAGCTTTATGATAATCAAAAGAGTGTATAATTTacagtgttttgaacacctgtctctgtaaatgtttgctaaacaagttctatatatttttttttttttttacacaaacaaaaaaccCCACCCCGTTCTGCTTTTAGTCGCCTTATGCAAGTGAAGgaattttattctttattaaatACTCGTTTTTAGATTTATTAGATGGAAAACATCTAAACTGCAGTTCTATAAACTACGGTCGATTGTGCATAACTTTAAATAGAGAAAAGTCTAGTTTTACAGGTTTTGGTATTGGTGACTACACTGTCAACATTAAACATAATTTACTATGTGAAATGAACTCTTAAAGTTCAGTGTTTAAAATTGCAACTGTTACTTGGAATAGGCAGTCCTTGTCAAGAACAAAAAATGAAAGCACTAACTGAAGTCAAAAGAATCTGCCTAGGTATGTTGTACAGGAATGTGAGCCCTTATCTGTACTGGTTTATTAGAATTAATTGGTTGCGAAatcaatgctctctctctctaaatgcTTCAGTGataataattatttacattttctttttcataCCTTCGTTTATCTCGCATCCAGTCTTTCAGCTTCAAACCTGGAAGTTCCATCCAGTTAGCCAGGCTGAGAGTCAACATCGAGCCCTCCATTGCCTGAAGGTATCAAACACAATAAACAACTTCACATCCTGGTATGATATTGGCGAAAGCACAAGGATAACATCTGATTGAACTTTTAGAAACACACAATAGAAGACAGTGGTACAGTTGTTTTCTGAAATGCAAATATAATCACATGAGTGCCTTTTCCCCATCAGTCCCTCCTTAGTTTAGAAGTGGTTTACAACAAGGCTGTACTTCAGAAAATGAACCCTATTTTCAATACCATTACGATGCAAATACAAATTCATTCTCTTTACTGTaaagaaaaataatgaaatataatttacattgtcaagtattatttatacatcatggtagttttTGTTTTActgctttaatttatgctgatttaaataaagtaatcattgcatttcagtattttttactattttacaaAGGAAACAATCATGTATttcaataatgagaatttaataaGAACAACCATTGAAAAttattgaaattaaaaaaaactttcaaaagtTAAATGTCAAgaagcattatggtaatgagtatACAGgggaaaaatgtgcttaattgtaattAAAAAGTCACAATGCAAATAATCTCAAGGATGCAAAATTAGGCTTCATATACCTTGTGcgaaatacagtataatttatacagtataaatatgtgATCTGGACATTTTAGTGAGATCCAcccattaaaataatacagtgtcCTGTTGTATATAACATTTCTCTACAAATAGAAACTTACATGCCAGGCTCCACCAGGTGGCCCCTTCCCCAGTACAAGGTGCGGGATGGCCCTTTGCGGCTCGTACCGCCATATCAGCGGTGAGGCACTGTCCACTCCGAAGTCACCATCAGGGAGGAGGAGGGCATCGAAAAGCACGGCCACAGGGTTGGATGAACGACCCTCTACACCTTCACACAGGTACTCTAGATCCTGCAAgcacaaattaataaaacatacGCATGCCCTAAGTGTTaacacaggacatgttcttgtTTTCATAACAGCAAGACGGAGCGACACATAATGAAATACAATGCAGGTGTATCAAGAcagttttaaaggtttaaaaaagtCTGACTGCATACTGCCTGTGTACATAGACCAGCGATTAAAAAAATAGCACAGTCTGAATGCAATAATGTGACCTGTGTGAATGGCCAATAAGCCAACTCATCCGTGCAGCCACCATTGACACTGATAATTATAATCCTCTGAACAGTCATTGTAGTTTCTATAGAGACTTTTGAGGTCAAAAGTTAAAAGCTGACTGTAAAACTCAATCACCAGTTTTTATGTAAATTGGTGTGGTAATGTGTGTTGGGAGATTTTGTATATGTGTGAGCATTACCTGGTCAAACAGAGACAGATGGGGATTCTCTGACAGTTTGCTTTGCAAAATGGGGTTGGGATGGAAGCCGTTGGGCGAAAGGTAAGGCGTATATCCCGACAGCAAGTAAGACAGACAAATACCTGATGGTCCATTACCTGAAAGATACAAAGccatgtaagtaaaaaaaaaaaaaaaaaaatagaaatgctCTCCGACTATGCCCTTTTTCAGAAACAACTTTTAAACACCTTGGAAAAACTTGTTTCTAAGGCAAAAttttgtgggaaaaaaaaaaaaaaaaaaaaaaatttgctgatTTTTCCTAGTATATTCAACAcacagggccctattttaagagcgcactAAGCACAAAGTCAGTGAGCATGGCTAGGCCTGTCTTGATAACTACTTATGTTGGACaatatattgtcccagaaataattacaataaacgatattattatcattttaagaccattttatgccactgatataatgataatataatagcataataatgcaagtacaccctttcaaagaacaatgaacttttaattcttaagaatattcagacactGGAATGTCCggaaggcccctctccatctccaactgCAGTTTTTGTTTCTAGCTCGGAAAACTGGAtgggatggttatgttttagatgagcttttaggtTATTTGTATTGCCACTGTTTCTAAACAAAGTCGACATACCGGCACGTTCACGTTAATAggctctcctctctcattcggcttaaagccaaaatgttcccacaccggagctgtggaatgcggctttgaaacattattcttccaaactttctggctggaattatACAGTCGTTGGGAAAAACACCTATTAGCCTTGAGTAACATGTAATCTTCACCTGTCGCTGtccgctttgtgtgtgtgtgtggaggagctgCCTGAGCCCCGCCTCCGACAAAGAGAGCATACGAGAGGACAGAAGCGTTgcgactggctaaaatgttggtggcattcattcttatgtaaacaaacatgcatgtaaacaaaaaagcaaaaatgatcGAGGTCATGACCATATATCGTACGATAAGTCGATAACgtaattatcgtgacaggcctaagcatggccatgaagttttggtattttcgtatgCGCCGAGTCT includes these proteins:
- the LOC127448898 gene encoding oxidative stress-induced growth inhibitor 1-like, yielding MEIYDKNPSSDNVLPVVIVGNGPSGICLSYLLSGYTPYLSPNGFHPNPILQSKLSENPHLSLFDQDLEYLCEGVEGRSSNPVAVLFDALLLPDGDFGVDSASPLIWRYEPQRAIPHLVLGKGPPGGAWHAMEGSMLTLSLANWMELPGLKLKDWMRDKRRNLRNDRATPAEIASYYQYYVSKMGLEKSFACGTTVTSVHQVSLESARSIWKIQGLQRRAKGEAKEEIEVPFSVYADNVVLATGTHDIPARLGVEGENLPFVCHSFWELEAAISSGRLDHASEPVLVVGAGLTAADAVLAAHHLNTPVYHAFRRPVTDPALIFNQLPKLLYPEYHKVHQMMSQQQHKLGEALENLSNQPLTSPADGTSPYTSYPGYLSFPKHRVVAFKPDGKCMLEGEGGLQTVLQVSMALILIGAHPNLAFLSEHGRPLGLNPEKPISCRRNPLDVDLYTYESVKQPGIYAMGPLVGENFVRFLKGGALAIACDIARKQKTKQQSATETSITNSLNIQLTNCTLEA